The proteins below are encoded in one region of Syntrophotalea carbinolica DSM 2380:
- the rnhA gene encoding ribonuclease HI, which yields MSESRSMVEIFSDGACSGNPGPGGFGTLLRCGERVRELSGFDPETTNNRMELLGAIAGLEALTRPCRVRLTTDSQYVCKGMTEWIHGWQKKGWKNSKKEDVANRDLWERLLVLVSKHEVSWHWVRGHAGHAENERCDELARQAIADGCSSVV from the coding sequence ATGTCCGAATCCCGCTCCATGGTGGAGATTTTCAGCGATGGTGCCTGTTCCGGCAATCCGGGGCCTGGCGGTTTCGGTACCCTGTTGCGGTGCGGCGAACGTGTTCGCGAACTGTCGGGTTTCGATCCTGAAACGACCAACAACCGCATGGAATTGCTTGGCGCCATTGCCGGGCTGGAAGCTCTTACCCGGCCTTGTCGGGTGCGTTTGACTACCGATTCCCAGTATGTCTGCAAGGGGATGACGGAGTGGATTCACGGCTGGCAAAAAAAAGGTTGGAAAAACTCCAAAAAAGAAGACGTCGCCAATCGTGACCTCTGGGAGCGGTTGCTGGTGCTTGTCTCCAAACATGAAGTCAGCTGGCACTGGGTGCGTGGCCATGCCGGGCATGCGGAAAACGAACGTTGCGACGAGCTTGCCCGTCAGGCTATCGCCGATGGTTGTTCCTCC
- a CDS encoding adenylosuccinate synthase codes for MANVVIVGAQWGDEGKGKVVDIYTEHADDVVRFQGGNNAGHTLVVGEETTILHLIPSGILHEGKRCIIGNGVVLDPKVFLEEIGQLKKKGYLKDDKQLVIDGNAHIIMPYHKALDIAREQKSGARKIGTTGRGIGPTYEDKVARRGIRVMDLVHPDTFVRKVKEMLPEKNFYLEQYLGGEPLSEEAIVEEYSVYARELAKYVDRASLLLNRSIAEGRNVLFEGAQGALLDIDHGTYPYVTSSSTVAGGACTGSGVGPTVIDEVVGIVKAYVTRVGEGPFPTELHDEMGEKLRSEGHEFGSTTGRPRRTGWFDAVAMREAVRISGMTGLALTKMDVLNGLDTINVCTAYSYQGELLEDFPHDLDILKECKPVYEQVEGWQVDLEGATSFETLPPKAQAYLRKIEEVSGCPVVLVSIGPRRDQTIQLKNPFDK; via the coding sequence CTGATGACGTGGTGCGCTTTCAGGGGGGCAACAACGCTGGCCACACCCTGGTTGTGGGAGAAGAGACGACCATTTTGCATCTTATCCCATCGGGTATCCTGCACGAGGGCAAGCGCTGTATTATCGGAAACGGTGTCGTGCTTGATCCCAAGGTTTTCCTGGAGGAGATCGGCCAGCTGAAGAAGAAGGGCTACCTTAAAGACGACAAGCAGTTGGTCATCGACGGTAACGCCCATATCATCATGCCTTATCACAAGGCTCTCGACATTGCTCGCGAGCAGAAATCCGGCGCCCGCAAGATCGGGACCACCGGCCGGGGCATCGGCCCGACCTACGAGGACAAAGTGGCTCGCCGTGGTATCCGGGTCATGGACCTGGTTCACCCCGATACTTTTGTCCGCAAGGTCAAGGAGATGCTGCCGGAGAAGAACTTTTATCTTGAGCAGTATCTGGGCGGCGAGCCTCTGTCGGAAGAGGCTATCGTGGAAGAGTACAGCGTCTATGCCCGCGAGTTGGCCAAATATGTCGACCGGGCTTCCTTGCTCCTCAACCGGAGTATTGCCGAAGGACGCAACGTGCTGTTCGAAGGCGCTCAGGGGGCGCTGCTCGACATCGACCATGGCACTTACCCCTATGTGACCTCCTCGTCGACGGTCGCCGGCGGCGCCTGTACCGGCAGCGGCGTCGGGCCTACTGTCATCGATGAGGTTGTCGGCATCGTCAAAGCCTATGTGACGCGCGTTGGCGAAGGACCCTTTCCCACCGAACTGCACGACGAAATGGGGGAAAAGCTGCGAAGCGAGGGGCATGAATTCGGTTCCACCACGGGCCGTCCCCGTCGTACGGGCTGGTTCGACGCCGTGGCCATGCGGGAGGCTGTACGCATCAGCGGTATGACCGGTTTGGCCCTTACCAAGATGGATGTGCTCAATGGCCTGGATACCATCAATGTCTGCACGGCTTATTCTTACCAGGGCGAACTGCTGGAGGATTTTCCTCACGACCTCGATATTCTGAAAGAGTGCAAGCCGGTTTACGAGCAGGTGGAAGGTTGGCAGGTCGATCTGGAGGGTGCTACCTCTTTTGAGACGCTGCCGCCCAAGGCTCAAGCCTATTTGCGAAAGATCGAAGAGGTGTCGGGGTGCCCGGTTGTGCTGGTCTCTATCGGTCCGCGTCGGGATCAGACCATCCAGCTCAAAAATCCCTTTGACAAGTAG